A single Cyclopterus lumpus isolate fCycLum1 chromosome 1, fCycLum1.pri, whole genome shotgun sequence DNA region contains:
- the LOC117739490 gene encoding snaclec stejaggregin-B subunit beta-1-like has product MRPSSERSFFCFNLIVVDTGKTWQEALEHCREHHTDLSSMVFETENLLALREMKPLNIDRVWIGLRYLGDRWLWVNGDPLEYEAWGGVQDHQCPLLKRCGALTIRGQWENRDCHEKLNFICY; this is encoded by the coding sequence ATGAGACCGTCTAGTGAACGTTCCTTTTTCTGCTTCAACCTGATTGTGGTGGACACTGGGAAGACCTGGCAGGAGGCTCTGGAGCACTGCAGAGAGCACCACACTGACCTCAGCAGCATGGTATTTGAGACCGAGAACCTTCTGGCCCTGAGGGAGATGAAGCCCCTCAACATTGACCGGGTGTGGATCGGCCTGCGTTACCTAGGGGACCGCTGGCTGTGGGTGAACGGGGACCCCCTGGAGTATGAGGCCTGGGGAGGAGTTCAGGACCACCAGTGTCCGTTATTGAAACGCTGTGGAGCTTTAACCATAAGGGGGCAGTGGGAGAACCGGGACTGCCACGAGAAACTCAACTTCATCTGCTATTAA